A genome region from Mycobacterium florentinum includes the following:
- a CDS encoding FAS1-like dehydratase domain-containing protein, producing the protein MTNQDPEFLAKLRGLVNKPTAGSGKPTVAPDPVNQPMIRHWAYALDDMNPVYLDPEFAAASRFTGIVSPPVMLQTWTMPSPKLEGIGERGGAPMEIKDNPTAFLDDAGYSSTVATNSEFEIERYPRLGDVISATSVFEEVSEEKKTAKGSGFFLTWVITYSDQNGEVLGRQRFRVLRFKPETA; encoded by the coding sequence GTGACCAACCAAGATCCCGAGTTCCTCGCCAAGTTGCGGGGGCTCGTCAATAAGCCCACCGCGGGCAGCGGAAAGCCCACCGTGGCACCGGATCCGGTGAACCAGCCGATGATCCGGCATTGGGCCTACGCGCTCGACGACATGAACCCGGTGTACCTCGATCCGGAGTTCGCGGCCGCGTCGCGGTTCACCGGCATCGTGTCGCCGCCGGTGATGTTGCAGACCTGGACGATGCCGTCGCCCAAGCTGGAGGGGATCGGAGAGCGCGGCGGCGCGCCGATGGAGATCAAGGACAACCCCACGGCGTTCCTCGACGACGCCGGATACAGCAGCACGGTGGCGACCAACTCGGAATTCGAGATCGAGCGCTACCCCCGGCTCGGCGACGTGATCAGCGCGACGTCGGTGTTCGAGGAGGTCTCCGAGGAGAAGAAGACGGCGAAGGGATCCGGCTTCTTCCTGACCTGGGTGATCACCTACTCCGATCAGAACGGCGAAGTGTTGGGCCGGCAGCGATTTCGGGTGCTGCGCTTCAAGCCGGAGACCGCATGA
- a CDS encoding proline dehydrogenase family protein: protein MAGAFANTLRPAIMAASRRPGLRRAAEGLPVTRKVVHRFVPGETIGSALNSVAVLRYSNRLVSVDYLGEDVLNVDGADAAVRIYLDLIENSGRLGESGDIAPLEVSVKLSALGQSLEGDGEKIARENAWSICDAARRAGVWVTVDAENHTTTDSTLSIVRDLRAEFPWLGAVLQAYLKRTLGDCREFAGARIRLCKGAYDEPASVAYRDRDEVTDSYLACLRVLMAGSGYPMVASHDPAIIEAVPAIVGESGRGTDGFEYQMLYGIRDDEQRRLADAGNHVRVYVPFGTQWYGYFMRRLAERPANLTFFLRALAQRGH from the coding sequence ATGGCCGGCGCATTCGCCAACACCCTTCGGCCCGCGATCATGGCCGCCAGCCGGCGCCCAGGATTGCGGCGTGCCGCCGAGGGGCTGCCGGTCACCCGCAAGGTGGTGCACCGCTTCGTTCCCGGCGAGACGATCGGATCGGCGCTCAATAGCGTTGCTGTCCTGCGTTATTCGAACCGCCTGGTCAGCGTCGACTATCTGGGCGAGGACGTCCTGAACGTCGACGGCGCCGATGCGGCGGTGCGGATCTACCTCGACCTGATCGAGAATTCGGGCCGGCTGGGCGAATCCGGCGACATTGCGCCTTTGGAAGTCTCGGTGAAGTTGTCCGCGCTGGGGCAGTCGCTGGAAGGCGACGGCGAGAAGATTGCCCGGGAGAACGCCTGGTCGATCTGCGACGCGGCGCGGCGCGCCGGGGTCTGGGTGACGGTGGACGCCGAGAACCACACCACCACCGATTCGACACTGTCCATCGTGCGCGATCTGCGGGCCGAATTTCCTTGGCTGGGCGCGGTTTTGCAGGCCTACCTGAAGCGCACGCTGGGCGACTGCCGGGAATTCGCCGGGGCCCGGATCCGGCTCTGCAAGGGCGCCTACGACGAACCGGCATCGGTGGCCTATCGCGACCGCGATGAGGTCACCGACTCGTACCTGGCCTGCCTGCGGGTGCTGATGGCCGGCTCGGGGTATCCGATGGTGGCCTCGCATGACCCCGCGATCATCGAGGCGGTCCCGGCCATCGTCGGCGAATCGGGCCGTGGCACGGATGGTTTCGAATACCAGATGCTGTACGGCATTCGTGACGACGAGCAGCGCCGACTGGCCGACGCCGGCAACCACGTGCGGGTCTACGTGCCGTTTGGCACGCAGTGGTACGGATACTTCATGCGCCGGCTCGCCGAACGGCCCGCCAACCTGACGTTCTTCCTGCGAGCTCTGGCCCAACGCGGGCACTGA
- a CDS encoding Rieske 2Fe-2S domain-containing protein: MVARIRGRRSWQLGRQVLSAIGRQEWLDRSSYRLEHALSLGYNALGGARDTVTNALNGVWLGHPVHPPLASLTTGAVGTTVALDMLSALPFEPRVEAVVASRFARRALGVGILASIGSAATGATDWQHTHEEDRRVGLIHGVLNLAATALYAQSWWDRHKGRNRRGIAFTALGYLITAAGGYLGGALVFESGIGIDQSGSRLRTTQWTPVLSATSLNGRPVRVDVDGVGLVVCQTSPGQVVAFGEFCPHLAAPMADGWIDRGRLVCPWHGSWFSTESGEVVRGPASTALPWYEARLVDGVVEVRGERQPALGRKGHSARKGIME; the protein is encoded by the coding sequence ATGGTTGCCCGGATAAGAGGCCGCCGGAGCTGGCAGCTCGGACGGCAAGTGCTGTCGGCGATCGGTCGGCAAGAGTGGCTCGACCGGTCAAGTTATCGACTGGAACACGCGCTAAGCCTCGGCTACAACGCGTTGGGCGGTGCGCGCGACACCGTCACCAATGCGTTGAACGGTGTATGGCTCGGACATCCGGTGCATCCGCCGCTGGCCTCGTTGACGACCGGAGCGGTGGGTACCACAGTCGCGCTGGATATGCTGAGCGCGCTGCCGTTCGAACCGCGGGTCGAGGCCGTCGTCGCATCACGGTTCGCCCGGCGCGCTTTAGGGGTAGGGATCCTGGCCAGCATCGGCTCGGCCGCCACCGGGGCCACCGATTGGCAACACACTCACGAGGAAGACCGCCGGGTGGGGCTCATCCATGGAGTACTGAACCTGGCGGCGACGGCGCTGTACGCCCAGTCTTGGTGGGACCGCCATAAGGGGCGCAATCGTCGTGGAATCGCCTTTACCGCACTGGGTTATCTGATTACTGCCGCTGGCGGCTATCTCGGTGGGGCCCTGGTATTCGAGTCCGGGATCGGAATCGATCAGTCCGGCAGTCGGCTGCGCACCACGCAATGGACACCCGTGCTCTCGGCGACCTCGTTGAACGGCAGGCCGGTACGCGTCGACGTCGACGGGGTGGGACTGGTGGTTTGCCAGACAAGTCCCGGGCAGGTGGTGGCTTTCGGGGAGTTCTGTCCTCACTTGGCCGCGCCGATGGCTGATGGCTGGATCGATCGCGGCAGGCTCGTGTGCCCGTGGCACGGCTCGTGGTTCTCGACGGAATCGGGCGAGGTCGTACGTGGCCCCGCGTCGACGGCCTTGCCGTGGTATGAGGCCAGATTGGTTGACGGGGTGGTCGAGGTCCGCGGCGAGCGGCAACCCGCTCTCGGCAGGAAAGGACACAGTGCCCGGAAAGGAATCATGGAATGA
- the pruA gene encoding L-glutamate gamma-semialdehyde dehydrogenase, giving the protein MDAITQVPTPVNEPVHDYAPHSPERARLHTKLAALADHPIELPHVIAGKHRMGDGERIDVVQPHRHAATLGTLTNAGHADATAAIEAAMAAKKDWAALPFDERAAVFLRAADLLAGPWREKIAAATMLGQSKSVYQAEIDSPCEQIDFWRFNVAFARQIMAQQPVSGPGEWNRSEYRPLDGFVYAITPFNFTSIAGNLPTAPALMGNTVVWKPSITQTLSAYLTMQLLEAAGLPPGVINLVTGDGLAVSDVALADPRLAGIHFTGSTATFQHLWQQVGTNIGRYHSYPRLVGETGGKDFVVAHASARPDVLCTALIRGAFDYQGQKCSAASRAFIPHSVWQRMGDDFLGATATLSYGDITDLTNYGGALIDRRAFAKNVTAIERAKGAAGVTIAVGGEYDDSVGYFVRPTVLLSDDAGDEAFSTEYFGPLLSVHVYPDDRYEDILDVIDTGTRYALTGAVIADDRQAVLTAQDRLRFAAGNFYVNDKPTGAVVGRQPFGGSRGSGTNDKAGSVLNLLRWTSARTIKETFVPATQYTYPHMGSD; this is encoded by the coding sequence ATGGATGCGATCACCCAGGTGCCGACGCCGGTCAACGAGCCGGTCCACGACTACGCCCCGCACTCGCCCGAACGCGCCCGACTTCACACCAAACTGGCCGCGCTCGCCGATCATCCGATCGAACTCCCACACGTCATCGCCGGCAAACATCGGATGGGCGACGGTGAGCGCATCGATGTCGTCCAGCCGCACCGGCACGCCGCCACGCTGGGCACGCTGACCAACGCCGGGCACGCCGACGCGACGGCCGCCATCGAAGCCGCCATGGCCGCCAAGAAGGACTGGGCGGCATTGCCTTTCGACGAGCGCGCCGCGGTGTTCCTGCGTGCCGCCGACCTGCTGGCCGGTCCGTGGCGGGAGAAGATCGCCGCCGCCACCATGCTCGGCCAATCCAAGTCCGTCTACCAGGCCGAGATCGATTCCCCGTGCGAGCAGATCGACTTCTGGCGATTCAACGTGGCTTTCGCCCGTCAGATCATGGCGCAGCAGCCGGTCAGCGGACCGGGGGAGTGGAACCGCAGCGAGTACCGCCCGCTGGACGGCTTCGTCTACGCGATCACGCCGTTCAACTTCACCTCGATCGCGGGCAATCTGCCGACCGCGCCCGCGCTGATGGGCAACACCGTGGTGTGGAAGCCGTCGATCACCCAGACGCTGTCGGCGTATCTGACCATGCAGCTGCTCGAGGCCGCCGGCTTGCCGCCCGGGGTGATCAATCTGGTCACCGGTGACGGCCTCGCGGTTTCCGATGTGGCACTGGCCGATCCGCGGCTGGCCGGCATCCACTTCACCGGGTCGACGGCCACCTTCCAGCATCTGTGGCAGCAAGTGGGCACCAATATCGGCCGCTACCACAGCTATCCGCGACTGGTCGGTGAGACCGGCGGCAAGGACTTCGTGGTCGCGCACGCCTCGGCGCGCCCGGATGTGCTGTGTACGGCGCTGATTCGCGGGGCGTTCGACTACCAGGGCCAGAAGTGCTCCGCGGCGTCACGGGCGTTCATCCCGCATTCGGTGTGGCAGCGGATGGGCGACGATTTCCTCGGTGCGACGGCAACACTGAGCTACGGTGACATCACCGACCTCACCAACTACGGCGGCGCGCTGATCGACCGCCGGGCCTTCGCCAAGAACGTCACCGCCATCGAGCGGGCCAAGGGCGCCGCGGGTGTCACGATCGCGGTGGGTGGCGAATACGACGACAGCGTCGGCTATTTCGTCCGCCCGACCGTGCTGCTGTCGGACGACGCGGGCGACGAGGCGTTTTCGACCGAGTACTTCGGCCCGCTGCTGTCGGTCCATGTCTACCCGGACGACCGCTACGAAGACATCCTCGACGTGATCGACACCGGTACGCGCTACGCGCTGACCGGTGCGGTGATCGCCGACGACCGCCAGGCCGTGCTCACTGCCCAGGACCGGCTGCGGTTCGCGGCCGGCAACTTCTACGTCAACGACAAGCCGACCGGGGCCGTCGTCGGGCGCCAGCCGTTCGGTGGATCGCGCGGCTCGGGCACCAACGATAAGGCCGGCTCGGTGCTGAACCTGCTGCGCTGGACGTCCGCGCGCACCATCAAGGAGACATTCGTCCCAGCCACGCAGTACACCTACCCGCACATGGGGTCCGACTGA
- a CDS encoding lipid-transfer protein, with amino-acid sequence MSRLPGATAIAGIGQTEFSKESGRSELQLACEAVSAALDDAGLTPADVDGMVTFTMDSSDEIDIARNVGIGDLSFFSRVHHGGGAAAGTVVHAAMAVATGVADVVVCWRAFNERSGFRFGGSGRSMAETPLFMAHYAPFGLLTPASWVAMHAQRYMSTYGVTNSDFGRIAVIDRKHAATNPDAWFYQRPITLEDHQKSRWIVEPVLRLLDCCQESDGGVALVVTSAERARDLKQPPAIITAAAQGAAADGEMMTSYYRNDITGLPEMGVVADRLWRDSGLKPQDIQTAFIYDHFTPFVFTQLEELGFCGRGEAKDFATVQRLSLGGEFPINTNGGLLGEAYIHGMNGITEGVRQVRGTSYNQVDNVEHVLVTSGTGVPTSGLILAPAG; translated from the coding sequence ATGAGCCGGCTTCCCGGCGCAACCGCGATCGCGGGCATCGGCCAGACCGAGTTCTCCAAGGAATCCGGGCGCAGCGAGCTGCAATTGGCGTGCGAGGCGGTCAGCGCCGCACTCGACGACGCGGGCCTGACGCCCGCCGACGTCGACGGCATGGTCACCTTCACGATGGACTCCAGCGACGAGATCGACATCGCCCGCAATGTCGGCATCGGCGACCTCAGCTTCTTCTCCCGCGTGCATCACGGCGGTGGTGCGGCCGCGGGCACCGTCGTGCATGCGGCGATGGCCGTCGCAACCGGTGTCGCCGATGTGGTGGTGTGCTGGCGTGCCTTCAACGAACGCTCGGGATTCCGGTTCGGCGGCAGCGGACGCAGCATGGCGGAGACACCGCTGTTCATGGCGCACTACGCGCCATTCGGATTGCTCACTCCCGCATCGTGGGTCGCGATGCACGCGCAGCGCTACATGTCGACCTATGGGGTCACCAACTCCGACTTCGGCCGTATCGCCGTCATCGACCGTAAGCACGCCGCAACCAATCCCGACGCGTGGTTCTATCAGCGCCCGATCACGCTGGAAGACCACCAGAAGTCCCGCTGGATCGTCGAACCCGTGCTGCGACTGCTGGATTGCTGTCAGGAGAGCGACGGCGGTGTCGCACTGGTGGTGACCAGTGCCGAACGCGCCCGCGACCTGAAGCAACCGCCGGCGATCATCACCGCCGCCGCGCAGGGCGCGGCCGCCGACGGGGAAATGATGACCAGCTACTACCGCAACGACATCACCGGACTCCCGGAGATGGGCGTGGTCGCCGACCGGCTATGGCGTGACTCGGGCCTCAAACCCCAGGACATCCAAACCGCGTTCATCTACGACCATTTCACGCCGTTCGTGTTCACCCAGCTCGAGGAGCTCGGCTTCTGCGGGCGGGGCGAGGCCAAAGACTTCGCCACCGTGCAGCGGCTGTCGCTGGGCGGGGAATTCCCGATCAACACCAATGGCGGGTTGCTCGGCGAGGCCTATATCCACGGTATGAACGGGATCACCGAAGGCGTGCGTCAGGTTCGGGGGACGTCGTACAACCAGGTCGACAACGTCGAACACGTGTTGGTCACCTCCGGCACCGGGGTGCCGACGAGTGGCTTGATTCTCGCGCCGGCCGGGTAG
- a CDS encoding acyl-CoA dehydrogenase family protein, producing the protein MDFTFTEEQETIRKLARELFERRATPERLTELEAGEIRYDAALWKELAASDLLGAGLPESLGGNGGGFLELGVLLAEVGRSVAPVPAYATLVLGADSIARHGNPEQQQRFLPGVISGTRIVTAGLQEPGRSDPTSPATKAVRDGQNWRLDGAKELVPAAQLADTVLVPAGTDDDQVSLFLLACDAPGVEIRPVATTSREPHADVFLDGATVSAADRLDGPIESLYTRALLGLCAIQLGVAERALQIAAEYTSGREQFGRPIGSFQAVQQRLADAFIDVEAMRWTTWHAAWLIANERPLTDAGRAARIAKFWAADAGARVASTTQHVHGGIGIDITYPLHRYFLWAKHNELALGPAPAQLAGIGSTY; encoded by the coding sequence ATGGACTTCACCTTCACCGAAGAACAAGAGACCATCCGCAAGCTGGCCCGCGAGCTGTTCGAGCGTCGCGCCACCCCGGAGCGACTCACCGAACTCGAAGCCGGCGAGATCCGCTACGACGCCGCACTCTGGAAGGAACTCGCGGCCTCCGATCTACTGGGTGCCGGGTTGCCGGAATCGTTGGGCGGTAACGGCGGCGGCTTCCTGGAACTCGGCGTGCTGCTGGCCGAAGTGGGTCGCAGCGTGGCCCCGGTGCCGGCCTATGCGACCTTGGTGCTGGGCGCGGATTCGATTGCCCGGCACGGGAATCCGGAGCAGCAGCAAAGATTCTTGCCCGGCGTCATCTCCGGAACACGCATCGTGACCGCCGGGCTGCAAGAACCCGGGCGTTCCGACCCGACGAGCCCGGCCACCAAAGCCGTTCGCGACGGCCAGAACTGGCGGCTGGACGGCGCCAAAGAACTGGTACCGGCCGCCCAGCTCGCCGACACCGTGCTGGTGCCCGCCGGCACCGACGACGATCAGGTCAGTCTGTTCCTGCTGGCCTGCGATGCCCCCGGCGTCGAGATCCGCCCGGTCGCGACCACCAGCCGTGAACCGCATGCCGACGTATTCCTCGATGGTGCAACCGTTTCGGCGGCCGACCGGCTGGACGGACCGATCGAATCCCTGTACACCCGGGCGCTGCTCGGGCTGTGCGCGATCCAGCTCGGCGTGGCGGAGCGGGCCCTGCAGATCGCCGCGGAATACACCAGCGGGCGTGAGCAATTCGGGCGTCCGATCGGCAGCTTCCAGGCCGTGCAACAGCGGCTGGCCGACGCGTTCATCGACGTCGAGGCGATGCGCTGGACCACGTGGCACGCGGCCTGGCTGATCGCGAACGAGCGCCCCTTGACAGACGCTGGGCGGGCGGCGCGCATCGCGAAGTTCTGGGCCGCCGACGCGGGCGCCCGTGTCGCGTCCACCACCCAGCACGTGCACGGCGGCATCGGGATCGACATCACCTATCCCCTGCACCGCTATTTCCTCTGGGCCAAGCACAACGAGCTCGCTCTTGGTCCCGCCCCCGCGCAGCTGGCCGGTATCGGCAGCACCTACTGA
- a CDS encoding PucR family transcriptional regulator yields the protein MRVPGVGLGQLLLALDATLVSLVDAPRGLDLPVASAALIDSDDVRLGLAAAAGSADVFFLLGVGDDEALRWIDKQARERAPVAIFAKEPSTTLVATAVAAGSAVVAVEPQARWERLYQLVNHVLEHHGDRADPMEDSGTDLFGLAQSLADRIHGMVSIENAQSQVLAYSASNDEADELRRLSILGRAGPPEHLEWIGQWGIFDALRSSDEVVRVDERPELGLRPRLAIGIYQRPAGPRRPPVFAGTIWVQQGSAPLADDAEEILHGAAVLAARIMFRLAARPSTHARRVQQLLGLTDPDTAAAPADVAGIARELGLDPGGTAALIAWDTTGTGSRHARLTDVLALSASAFRRDAQVASQGSRMYVLLPQTSTARSITSWVRGTISALRTELGVELRAVIAAPVAGLAGIATARSEVDRVLDSAERHPISIGQVTSLAEARTTVLLDEIVTTIGTDERLVDPRIRDLRAQDPVLAETLRVYLDSFGDIGAAAHWLQVHPNTVRYRVRRIEKLLSTSLGDPEVRLLFSLGLRVLERSA from the coding sequence ATGCGGGTGCCTGGGGTCGGACTGGGTCAGCTGCTGCTCGCCCTGGATGCGACGCTGGTCAGCTTGGTGGACGCCCCACGCGGCCTGGACCTGCCGGTGGCATCGGCGGCGCTGATCGATTCCGACGACGTCCGGCTGGGCCTGGCGGCGGCGGCGGGCTCCGCCGATGTGTTCTTCCTGCTGGGGGTCGGCGACGACGAGGCGCTGCGGTGGATCGACAAGCAGGCACGCGAGCGTGCGCCGGTGGCGATCTTCGCCAAGGAGCCGTCGACCACGCTGGTGGCCACGGCCGTCGCGGCCGGGTCGGCGGTGGTGGCCGTCGAGCCGCAGGCCCGCTGGGAGCGGCTCTACCAATTGGTCAACCACGTCTTGGAGCACCACGGGGATCGCGCCGATCCGATGGAAGACTCCGGCACCGATCTGTTCGGCTTGGCGCAATCGCTGGCCGATCGCATCCACGGCATGGTCAGCATCGAAAACGCGCAGTCGCAGGTGCTCGCCTACTCGGCCTCCAACGACGAGGCCGACGAGCTGCGCCGGCTTTCCATCCTGGGCCGGGCGGGGCCACCCGAGCACCTGGAGTGGATCGGCCAATGGGGCATTTTCGACGCGCTGCGCAGCAGCGACGAGGTGGTGCGCGTCGACGAGCGCCCGGAGTTGGGTCTGCGCCCGCGGCTGGCGATCGGGATCTACCAGCGGCCGGCCGGACCGCGCCGACCGCCGGTGTTCGCCGGAACCATCTGGGTGCAACAGGGGTCGGCGCCGCTGGCCGACGACGCCGAGGAGATCCTGCACGGCGCGGCGGTGTTGGCCGCCCGCATCATGTTTCGGCTGGCGGCGCGGCCGTCAACGCATGCGCGACGGGTGCAACAACTGCTCGGCCTGACCGACCCCGACACGGCCGCGGCGCCGGCCGACGTGGCGGGGATCGCCCGCGAGCTGGGCCTGGACCCCGGCGGCACCGCCGCGCTGATCGCCTGGGACACCACCGGCACCGGATCCCGTCACGCCCGACTCACCGACGTTTTAGCGTTGAGCGCCAGCGCATTTCGACGAGACGCTCAGGTCGCGTCGCAGGGCTCGCGAATGTATGTGCTACTGCCCCAGACGTCGACCGCCCGGTCGATCACGTCGTGGGTCCGCGGCACGATCAGCGCGCTGCGCACCGAACTCGGGGTCGAGCTGCGGGCCGTCATCGCGGCGCCGGTGGCCGGCCTGGCCGGGATCGCAACGGCGCGCAGCGAGGTCGACCGCGTACTCGATAGTGCTGAGCGGCACCCGATTTCGATCGGGCAGGTGACGTCGCTGGCCGAGGCGCGCACCACCGTCCTGCTCGACGAGATCGTGACGACGATCGGAACCGACGAGCGGTTGGTCGATCCACGGATACGCGATCTGCGGGCGCAGGACCCGGTGCTGGCGGAGACGCTACGGGTCTACCTGGACAGCTTCGGCGACATCGGCGCGGCCGCGCACTGGCTACAGGTACACCCGAACACCGTTCGCTATCGGGTGCGCCGGATCGAGAAGCTGCTGTCGACATCGCTGGGTGATCCCGAGGTGCGGCTGCTTTTTTCGCTGGGACTGCGGGTGCTGGAGCGCTCAGCTTGA
- a CDS encoding hemerythrin domain-containing protein yields the protein MNAYDVLKEHHKVIKGFGRKVSEAPVNSPERHGLFDQMMLELDIHFRIEDDLFYPALGQASQLIAVAHAEHRQVIDQLSVLLKTPQSAPRYEDEWNSFKTVLEAHADEEERDMCPAPPEVTITDAELEELGNKMAAKIEQLRGSRLHRLRTKGKTVLVRSL from the coding sequence ATGAATGCCTACGACGTGCTGAAGGAACACCACAAGGTGATCAAGGGCTTTGGTCGCAAGGTCAGCGAGGCGCCGGTGAATAGTCCCGAGCGCCATGGCCTTTTCGACCAGATGATGCTCGAACTCGACATTCATTTCCGCATCGAAGACGACCTTTTCTATCCCGCGCTCGGACAGGCCAGCCAGTTGATCGCGGTCGCCCACGCCGAGCACCGCCAGGTGATTGACCAGCTGTCGGTGTTGCTCAAGACACCGCAGAGCGCGCCGCGCTACGAAGACGAGTGGAACTCCTTCAAGACCGTGCTGGAGGCGCATGCCGACGAAGAGGAACGCGACATGTGCCCGGCCCCGCCGGAGGTGACGATCACCGATGCCGAACTGGAGGAACTCGGCAACAAGATGGCCGCGAAAATCGAGCAATTACGTGGCTCGCGCCTGCACAGACTGCGTACTAAGGGCAAGACGGTCCTGGTGCGGTCCCTATAG
- a CDS encoding Zn-ribbon domain-containing OB-fold protein, producing the protein MSTRLAPAISPDTEFFWNGLREHKLLIQRCKGCGTLRNPARPMCPHCRSLEWEAIESSGRGTVYSYVMPHEPKFPFFEYPYIVVLVELDEGVRLVSNLCEIDPADVTVGMPVEVFYQAFDGSGSEDLVLHQFRPSS; encoded by the coding sequence ATGAGCACCCGGCTGGCCCCGGCCATCAGTCCGGACACCGAGTTCTTCTGGAACGGGCTGCGCGAGCACAAGCTGCTGATCCAGCGCTGCAAGGGATGTGGAACGCTGCGCAATCCCGCGCGGCCCATGTGCCCGCACTGCCGTTCCCTGGAGTGGGAAGCCATCGAATCCTCGGGCCGCGGCACCGTCTACAGCTACGTGATGCCGCACGAACCCAAGTTCCCGTTCTTCGAGTACCCCTACATCGTGGTGCTTGTGGAGCTCGACGAAGGGGTGCGGCTGGTGTCGAACCTGTGTGAGATCGACCCGGCGGACGTTACCGTCGGAATGCCGGTCGAGGTTTTCTACCAGGCATTCGACGGTTCTGGTTCCGAAGACCTTGTGCTGCACCAGTTCCGGCCGAGCAGCTAG
- a CDS encoding TetR/AcrR family transcriptional regulator, translating to MTASDLAQAADTRELIVESAFWCFGKQGLQKATIVDIAKRAGVSRSTIYEYFSDKAAIIEACAEHASEWFYREMSMAMDGGGTLEDKLCAAAVFVTQARRVMASEEYFDEEAISLLLTKDAAVLLRECVDFLSPYLSAAKLTGDVRKDLDIEAAGEWFARILFSLFSTPSPIRDMDDPKVVTEFVCAHVVRGFASERPRPRRAQ from the coding sequence ATGACGGCTTCGGACTTGGCCCAGGCGGCCGATACCCGCGAGCTCATCGTCGAGTCCGCGTTTTGGTGCTTCGGCAAGCAGGGTTTGCAGAAGGCGACGATCGTCGACATCGCCAAGCGGGCCGGGGTGTCCCGCAGCACCATCTACGAATACTTCAGCGACAAGGCCGCGATCATCGAGGCGTGCGCCGAGCATGCGTCGGAGTGGTTCTATCGCGAGATGTCCATGGCGATGGACGGGGGCGGCACGCTCGAGGACAAGCTGTGTGCGGCCGCGGTATTCGTGACGCAGGCACGACGGGTGATGGCGTCCGAGGAGTACTTCGACGAAGAAGCGATCAGCCTGCTGCTGACCAAGGACGCGGCGGTGCTGCTGCGTGAATGCGTGGACTTCCTCTCGCCCTATCTGTCTGCGGCCAAGCTGACCGGCGACGTCCGCAAGGACCTCGACATCGAAGCCGCGGGCGAATGGTTCGCGCGAATCCTGTTCTCGCTGTTCAGCACTCCGTCACCGATCCGGGATATGGACGACCCCAAGGTAGTCACCGAGTTCGTCTGCGCCCATGTGGTACGCGGCTTCGCCAGCGAGCGCCCACGACCGCGCCGCGCTCAATAG
- a CDS encoding MaoC family dehydratase: MTTTANRTTTLKWADINIGDEVTPLEIPITTTMIVAGAIASRDFMPVHHDVEYAKKQGSPNLFMNILTTNGYCVRFLTDWAGPEAMVKNLSIRLGVPCFPDDPLRFTGSVTGKTEGAGSENFVEVTFRGANSLGDHVSGTAILSLLDGAGA, encoded by the coding sequence ATGACGACGACCGCAAACCGCACCACCACCTTGAAGTGGGCCGACATCAACATCGGGGACGAGGTCACCCCGCTCGAAATCCCGATCACCACAACGATGATCGTGGCCGGCGCGATCGCCTCGCGTGACTTCATGCCGGTGCACCACGATGTCGAATACGCCAAGAAGCAGGGCTCGCCCAACCTGTTCATGAACATCTTGACCACCAACGGGTATTGCGTGCGCTTCCTCACCGACTGGGCCGGCCCCGAGGCGATGGTCAAGAATCTGTCCATCCGCCTGGGCGTGCCGTGCTTCCCCGACGACCCGCTGCGCTTCACCGGCAGCGTGACCGGCAAGACCGAAGGGGCGGGGAGCGAGAACTTCGTCGAGGTTACCTTCAGGGGCGCCAACAGCCTTGGCGATCATGTCTCGGGCACCGCGATCCTCAGCCTGCTCGACGGAGCGGGCGCATGA